In Amycolatopsis coloradensis, one genomic interval encodes:
- a CDS encoding ABC transporter ATP-binding protein — MGAEVVIEGLSKSFGKQAIWRDVTLTLPPGEVSAMLGPSGTGKSVFLKSMIGLLKPDRGRCMINGVDIVTCSEHQLYEVRKLFGVLFQDGALFGSMNLYDNVAFPLREHTKKSETEVRRIVLEKLEMTGLNGADKKLPGEISGGMRKRAGLARALVLDPQIILVDEPDSGLDPVRTTYISQLFLDVNAQIDATFLIVTHNINLARTVPDNLGMLFRKELVMFGPREVLLTSEEPVVKQFLNGKMDGPIGMSEEKDSAQLAAERAMFEAGHHAGGVEDVSGVPPQMQPTPGVPTRMGAVRRKDRVMQILHGLPPEAQQSIIESLSPEEQQRYGVRPQRLATAGHRSAPAESSIPNHHQGQLPDDQVAHIPHPGRAGNHRLRPQDPGSGGA, encoded by the coding sequence TCCTTCGGTAAGCAGGCCATCTGGCGGGACGTCACGCTGACCCTGCCTCCGGGCGAGGTTTCGGCGATGCTCGGCCCGTCCGGAACCGGTAAGTCCGTCTTCTTGAAGTCGATGATCGGTCTGCTCAAGCCGGACCGTGGCCGGTGCATGATCAACGGCGTCGACATCGTGACGTGCTCCGAACACCAGCTCTACGAGGTGCGCAAGCTCTTCGGCGTCCTGTTCCAGGACGGCGCGCTCTTCGGCTCGATGAACCTCTACGACAACGTGGCGTTCCCCCTGCGCGAGCACACGAAGAAGTCGGAGACCGAGGTCCGCCGGATCGTGCTCGAGAAGCTCGAGATGACCGGTCTCAACGGCGCAGACAAGAAGCTGCCCGGCGAGATCTCCGGCGGTATGCGCAAGCGCGCCGGGCTCGCCCGCGCCCTGGTGCTGGACCCGCAGATCATCCTGGTCGACGAGCCGGACTCCGGTCTCGACCCGGTCCGCACCACCTACATCTCGCAGCTCTTCCTGGACGTCAACGCGCAGATCGACGCGACGTTCCTGATCGTCACGCACAACATCAACCTCGCCCGCACCGTCCCGGACAACCTGGGCATGCTCTTCCGCAAGGAACTGGTCATGTTCGGCCCGCGCGAAGTGCTGCTGACCAGCGAAGAGCCGGTCGTCAAGCAGTTCCTCAACGGCAAGATGGACGGCCCGATCGGCATGAGCGAGGAGAAGGACTCGGCCCAGCTCGCCGCGGAGCGCGCGATGTTCGAGGCCGGCCACCACGCGGGCGGTGTCGAGGACGTCAGCGGGGTGCCGCCGCAGATGCAGCCGACGCCCGGCGTGCCGACCCGGATGGGCGCGGTCCGCCGCAAGGACCGCGTCATGCAGATCCTGCACGGCCTGCCGCCCGAGGCGCAGCAGAGCATCATCGAGTCGCTTTCCCCGGAGGAGCAGCAGCGGTATGGCGTCCGCCCGCAGCGCCTCGCGACCGCCGGGCACCGGTCGGCACCCGCCGAGAGCTCGATCCCGAACCACCACCAGGGCCAGCTGCCCGACGACCAGGTCGCCCACATCCCGCACCCCGGGAGAGCCGGCAACCACCGCTTGCGGCCACAAGATCCGGGGTCAGGTGGCGCGTGA